One segment of Comamonas thiooxydans DNA contains the following:
- a CDS encoding ABC transporter substrate-binding protein: protein MEVDKRGFLLAGPSLLAVAAMGAAGVARAAADARTRLVVADQSELIRHLLDASGERKKTGFQLELPNFAGGPAIFEAIRAGALDMAYVGDTPPIQARAAGVNLPIIATFTRARAEYRLLQHAGAGVERLSDLRGKRVSYVEGSGRQVFLIEALNRAGLTLKDVTLVHLRVAELNDALRARAVDVATISEPHVTRLSRQIGARVVPDPLERQLLPSTSYIYARPEVLADPQKAEAIREFLASFVRAGRWSNTHRKEWEQHYLRNFQRLDAESAAAIQAAQAPLEFQTAAQAVPHHQKLIDILHSAGSLPRRLDARDSFLASYDGVIVANR from the coding sequence ATGGAAGTGGACAAGCGTGGATTCCTGCTGGCAGGGCCTTCATTGCTGGCAGTGGCTGCCATGGGCGCCGCCGGTGTTGCACGTGCTGCGGCAGACGCCAGGACCAGGCTGGTTGTCGCTGACCAGAGCGAGCTGATTCGCCATCTGCTGGATGCCAGCGGTGAACGCAAGAAGACCGGTTTTCAGCTGGAGCTGCCCAATTTTGCCGGCGGTCCGGCCATTTTCGAGGCCATCCGCGCCGGAGCGCTGGACATGGCTTATGTGGGAGATACGCCTCCCATCCAGGCGCGGGCCGCAGGCGTGAACCTGCCCATCATCGCGACCTTCACCCGCGCCAGGGCGGAATATCGTTTGCTCCAGCATGCCGGTGCCGGGGTGGAGCGCCTGAGCGATCTGCGCGGCAAGCGCGTGAGCTATGTGGAAGGCTCGGGGCGCCAGGTGTTCCTGATCGAGGCCCTGAACCGAGCGGGCCTGACGCTCAAGGATGTCACGCTGGTGCATCTGCGCGTGGCCGAGCTCAACGATGCCTTGCGGGCCCGTGCCGTCGATGTCGCCACCATTTCCGAGCCGCATGTCACGAGGCTGTCCAGGCAGATTGGAGCGCGCGTGGTGCCCGATCCGCTGGAGCGCCAGCTGCTGCCGTCCACCTCCTATATCTATGCCCGCCCCGAGGTGCTGGCCGATCCGCAAAAGGCCGAGGCCATCCGCGAGTTCCTGGCCTCTTTCGTGCGCGCGGGGCGCTGGAGCAATACCCATCGCAAGGAATGGGAGCAGCATTACCTGCGCAATTTCCAGCGTCTCGATGCCGAGAGCGCGGCGGCCATACAGGCGGCACAGGCCCCGCTGGAGTTTCAGACGGCGGCGCAGGCAGTGCCTCACCATCAGAAGCTCATCGACATCCTGCACAGCGCCGGCAGTCTGCCACGGCGTCTGGACGCCAGGGACTCCTTTCTGGCCAGCTATGACGGCGTGATCGTCGCCAATCGCTGA
- a CDS encoding ABC transporter permease, whose protein sequence is MTPIPLEARVAGWQSQAAPLATPDRKAPALVPARLSPGMLLAGPVLLLLVWEAASRLGYLSPETLTAPSQALRTGYEMVLDGSLLPHLLASAGRAYTGLFLGIVVGVLLALAAGLSRSGEALIDGLVQIKRAVPTLALIPLAIIWLGIGEAMKVFLIFTAVLIPIYINTHAALRSIDIGHVELAQTLGLSRAEFIRKVALPGALPGFFVGLRMAVSLCWTALVVLELINTQTGIGYLMNRARDWGQTDVIVVGILIYALLGLLSDAAVRRLEAHVLSYRRSLGS, encoded by the coding sequence ATGACACCGATTCCTCTGGAAGCGCGCGTGGCTGGCTGGCAGTCTCAGGCCGCGCCGCTTGCCACACCAGACCGCAAAGCCCCGGCACTGGTGCCGGCCCGCTTGTCGCCGGGCATGCTGCTGGCCGGGCCGGTCCTGTTGTTGCTGGTGTGGGAGGCTGCATCGCGCCTGGGTTATCTCTCGCCCGAGACGCTGACCGCACCGTCGCAGGCCCTGCGTACTGGCTACGAAATGGTGCTCGATGGCAGCCTGCTGCCGCATCTGCTGGCTTCGGCCGGGCGCGCCTACACGGGACTGTTTCTGGGCATCGTGGTAGGCGTGCTGCTGGCGCTGGCCGCCGGGCTGAGTCGCAGCGGCGAGGCCCTGATCGATGGCCTGGTGCAGATCAAGCGGGCCGTTCCCACGCTGGCGCTGATTCCGCTGGCCATCATCTGGCTGGGCATAGGCGAGGCGATGAAAGTCTTCCTCATCTTCACCGCCGTGCTGATTCCCATCTATATCAACACGCATGCAGCGCTGCGCAGCATAGACATCGGTCATGTGGAGCTGGCGCAGACGCTGGGACTGTCGCGTGCCGAGTTCATCCGCAAGGTGGCCCTGCCGGGTGCCTTGCCAGGCTTTTTTGTCGGCCTGCGCATGGCGGTCTCGCTGTGCTGGACGGCGCTGGTGGTGCTGGAGCTGATCAACACTCAGACCGGCATCGGCTATCTGATGAACCGTGCGCGCGACTGGGGGCAGACCGATGTGATCGTGGTGGGCATTCTGATCTACGCGCTGCTGGGTCTGCTCTCCGACGCCGCGGTGCGGCGTCTGGAGGCGCATGTGCTGTCCTACCGGAGGTCGCTGGGATCATGA
- a CDS encoding NCS2 family permease yields the protein MNWTERIFKLREHNTNVRTELVAGLTTFLSMAYIMFVNPSILGDAGMPKGSVFVATCLIAALGSTIMALYANYPIALAPGMGLNAYFAYVVVLKMGYTWEAALGAVFVSGCLFLICTMLGLRELIIKGIPQSIRVSITVGLGLFLALIALKTAGVVAADQNTYVTLGDLHKPEVIMALLGFLLIVVLDRLKVPGALLIGILAVTVASFFFGGNTFHGIFSAPPSIEPTFMKLDIKTALTTGFLNVVLVFFLVELFDATGTLMGVARRAGLLVPERMGRFNRSLLADSGAIFVGSILGTSSTTAYVESAAGVQAGGRTGLTALTVAMLFLACLFIAPLAGVVPGYATAPALLFVACLMLRDLTEVQWDETTEAIPAVVTALMMPFTYSIANGLAFGFITYAVLKLCTGKVKEVHWIMWVIAALFLFKFIYVGGH from the coding sequence ATGAACTGGACAGAGCGGATATTCAAACTCAGGGAGCACAACACCAATGTGCGCACGGAACTGGTCGCAGGCCTGACGACCTTTCTTTCAATGGCCTACATCATGTTCGTCAACCCCTCCATTCTGGGGGATGCGGGCATGCCAAAAGGCTCGGTCTTTGTCGCCACCTGCCTGATCGCAGCGCTGGGATCGACCATCATGGCGCTGTATGCGAACTACCCGATCGCGTTGGCGCCGGGCATGGGGCTGAACGCCTATTTTGCCTACGTGGTGGTGCTCAAGATGGGCTATACGTGGGAGGCTGCCCTGGGTGCGGTGTTCGTCTCGGGATGTCTGTTCCTGATCTGCACGATGCTGGGCTTGCGTGAGCTAATCATCAAGGGCATACCGCAGTCCATACGCGTTTCCATCACCGTGGGTCTGGGTCTTTTCCTGGCGCTGATCGCGCTCAAGACCGCCGGTGTGGTTGCTGCCGACCAGAACACCTATGTGACGCTGGGCGATCTGCACAAGCCCGAGGTCATCATGGCGCTGCTGGGCTTTTTGCTGATCGTGGTGCTGGACCGCCTCAAGGTGCCGGGTGCCTTGCTGATCGGCATTCTGGCCGTGACCGTGGCCTCGTTCTTCTTCGGCGGCAACACCTTCCACGGCATCTTCTCGGCACCTCCCTCCATCGAGCCCACTTTCATGAAGCTCGACATCAAGACGGCGCTGACCACGGGCTTCCTCAATGTGGTGCTGGTGTTCTTCCTGGTGGAACTGTTCGATGCCACCGGCACGCTGATGGGCGTGGCGCGTCGCGCCGGTCTGCTGGTGCCTGAGCGCATGGGGCGTTTCAACCGCTCGCTGCTGGCCGATTCGGGCGCGATTTTCGTGGGCTCCATCCTGGGTACCTCCAGCACCACCGCCTATGTGGAGAGCGCTGCCGGTGTGCAGGCTGGCGGTCGTACCGGTCTGACGGCTCTCACGGTTGCCATGCTCTTCCTGGCCTGTTTGTTCATCGCGCCGCTGGCCGGTGTGGTGCCCGGCTATGCCACTGCACCTGCGCTGCTGTTCGTGGCCTGCCTGATGCTGCGTGACCTGACGGAAGTGCAGTGGGATGAAACCACCGAAGCCATACCGGCAGTCGTCACCGCGCTGATGATGCCTTTCACCTACTCCATTGCCAACGGTCTGGCCTTCGGCTTCATCACCTATGCCGTACTCAAGCTGTGCACGGGCAAGGTCAAGGAGGTGCACTGGATCATGTGGGTGATTGCTGCCCTGTTCCTGTTCAAGTTCATCTACGTCGGCGGTCACTGA